The Leadbettera azotonutricia ZAS-9 genome has a window encoding:
- a CDS encoding ATP-binding protein translates to MDVIDSVSRTLADISGLSVFSNLRHDPLIRSFGRLLAALEKYDMSESPEGRFFNVKKIMLKIIGTWAEFLDFFIKSGHGSFSSAVIRLILKDENTFTLNAENSRFSSGKQNSVLAVAAANDLSRLGRIAVFDIPALAFYIAVLLRAGGLVVQADALEAEGAVLGKPEKAGAADKDELIQIPGIFPWDKDWAASLPAFAEHLQNHGAGELGFNSCFRWVSECQNMRPIAKPDPIRLSHLSGYEDQRSIVVSNTRRFISGKPANNLLLYGDRGTGKSATVKAVCSEYADMGLRLLEVHKEQLDELPAIMDCLSGRGLKFIIFIDDLAFENMDDSFTNLKALLEGAVETRPSNTVIYATTNRRHLVKENNADRPPSGDPRSFDTMQEQLSLADRFGLTVVYTTPDQEEYISIAAFIAQRRGLLKSQADDPSPVADEKRRFFRENALRWERWFNGRSPRTATQYVDWIAGGEGFPWE, encoded by the coding sequence ATGGATGTTATAGATTCTGTCTCAAGGACATTGGCGGATATTTCCGGCCTCTCGGTGTTTAGCAATCTGCGGCACGATCCATTGATCCGCTCTTTTGGAAGGCTGCTTGCTGCCCTGGAAAAATATGATATGTCCGAATCCCCGGAGGGCAGATTTTTTAACGTTAAAAAAATCATGCTGAAAATCATTGGGACCTGGGCAGAATTTTTGGATTTTTTTATAAAGAGCGGGCATGGCTCTTTCTCTTCCGCAGTAATACGCTTAATACTGAAAGATGAAAACACTTTTACGCTTAATGCGGAAAATTCCCGGTTTTCGTCCGGCAAACAGAACAGCGTTCTTGCTGTTGCGGCTGCCAATGATCTTTCCCGGCTTGGCAGAATTGCTGTTTTTGACATACCGGCTCTTGCTTTCTATATTGCAGTATTGCTGCGTGCCGGAGGTCTTGTGGTACAGGCTGACGCCCTTGAAGCCGAGGGCGCGGTATTGGGTAAGCCTGAAAAGGCCGGAGCTGCCGATAAAGACGAGTTGATTCAGATCCCCGGAATATTCCCCTGGGATAAAGATTGGGCTGCATCCCTCCCTGCCTTTGCAGAGCATCTTCAAAATCATGGCGCAGGGGAGTTGGGCTTTAATTCCTGCTTCCGCTGGGTTTCAGAATGTCAGAATATGCGGCCCATTGCAAAGCCCGATCCCATAAGGCTGTCCCATCTTTCGGGCTATGAGGATCAGCGTTCAATAGTGGTTTCCAATACTAGGCGCTTTATCAGCGGGAAACCTGCCAATAATCTTCTCCTCTACGGCGACAGGGGGACAGGCAAGTCCGCCACAGTCAAAGCGGTGTGCAGCGAATATGCGGATATGGGGTTGAGGCTGCTTGAAGTTCACAAAGAACAGCTTGATGAACTTCCGGCCATCATGGATTGCCTTTCAGGCAGGGGGCTTAAATTCATCATTTTTATTGATGACCTTGCCTTCGAGAATATGGATGATTCTTTTACCAACCTCAAAGCCCTGCTCGAAGGAGCTGTAGAAACCCGCCCTTCAAATACAGTGATCTACGCAACCACCAACCGGCGACATCTGGTAAAAGAGAACAATGCGGACAGGCCGCCGAGCGGGGACCCCAGGAGCTTCGATACCATGCAGGAACAGCTTTCCCTGGCAGACCGTTTTGGACTCACCGTGGTTTACACCACCCCTGATCAGGAGGAGTATATTTCCATCGCAGCCTTCATCGCCCAAAGACGGGGACTCCTCAAGAGCCAGGCCGATGATCCTTCCCCTGTAGCTGACGAAAAGCGCAGGTTCTTCCGCGAAAATGCTTTGCGCTGGGAGCGCTGGTTCAACGGGCGGTCTCCAAGGACAGCAACCCAATACGTGGACTGGATAGCTGGGGGTGAAGGTTTCCCCTGGGAATAG
- a CDS encoding ABC transporter substrate-binding protein has translation MKKTLFLVLVLIMAAGVVFASGSSQNGPVTLRFSWWGTDARHEATLAVISAFEKANPNIKIEPEYGAQTGYNEKKTTEFASRTAPDIFQIETGAGPEYQKLGVLNNLSKLSSIKFDKFDSNFLVTNGQFGTGSQYAIPTGMAGTALVVNKTLADKIGIDLTKQFDWEQLIVWGQQVRAYDPTIYLLSANAEHSMPFFVRAYARQLNGAPIIDDAKKVLNMTEAQFTQCFDLIDRLYKSGTAAPAAYKAPFGNQDQNDPNWIAGKYVAHVGYSSSAEVVQAANPSVEYVAGALPLLANRKSDAWFNDTPQYMGIYANTKYPEEAAKFLDFFFNSEEAAKILGTVRSVPPTAMAQKIVTDSGVLNKLTAASVARSITYNGRSDAGLTTSAEPTKILLDAYEAVSYGSKTPATAARDVVEQLNAFLARSR, from the coding sequence ATGAAAAAGACGCTTTTTTTGGTACTAGTCCTTATTATGGCCGCCGGTGTGGTGTTTGCCAGCGGCAGCAGCCAGAACGGGCCGGTTACATTACGCTTTTCATGGTGGGGCACCGATGCGCGCCATGAAGCCACATTGGCTGTTATTTCTGCGTTTGAAAAAGCCAATCCCAACATCAAGATCGAGCCCGAGTACGGCGCGCAAACCGGCTACAACGAGAAAAAAACAACGGAATTTGCCTCGAGAACCGCTCCGGATATTTTTCAAATTGAAACCGGAGCCGGTCCGGAATATCAAAAGCTGGGGGTTCTGAATAACCTCTCCAAGCTTTCTTCCATCAAATTCGATAAATTTGACAGCAATTTTCTGGTAACAAACGGTCAATTCGGTACGGGCAGCCAGTATGCGATCCCGACCGGCATGGCGGGTACCGCCCTCGTTGTCAACAAGACGCTGGCCGATAAGATCGGCATCGATCTTACCAAACAGTTTGATTGGGAACAGCTAATCGTCTGGGGCCAGCAAGTGCGCGCCTACGATCCAACGATTTACCTGCTGTCAGCCAATGCCGAGCATTCGATGCCTTTTTTTGTCCGCGCTTATGCCCGTCAGCTCAACGGTGCCCCAATAATTGACGACGCGAAGAAGGTTCTCAATATGACCGAAGCGCAGTTTACCCAGTGCTTTGATCTCATTGACCGCTTGTATAAGTCAGGAACCGCCGCGCCTGCCGCCTACAAGGCGCCTTTCGGCAACCAGGATCAGAATGATCCCAACTGGATTGCCGGTAAATATGTCGCCCATGTTGGTTACTCATCCAGCGCCGAAGTAGTGCAAGCCGCCAATCCTTCTGTTGAGTATGTTGCGGGAGCCTTGCCGCTTTTGGCAAACCGCAAGAGCGACGCCTGGTTTAACGACACTCCCCAGTATATGGGCATTTACGCGAATACCAAATACCCTGAGGAAGCTGCCAAGTTCCTGGATTTCTTCTTTAATTCGGAAGAGGCCGCCAAGATACTCGGGACAGTCCGGTCCGTACCGCCCACAGCTATGGCGCAAAAAATTGTGACCGACTCAGGGGTACTCAATAAGCTTACAGCAGCTTCCGTGGCAAGGAGTATCACCTACAATGGCCGAAGCGATGCCGGACTGACCACGTCCGCCGAACCCACAAAGATTCTGCTCGACGCTTACGAGGCGGTTTCCTACGGATCAAAAACCCCTGCCACAGCTGCCAGGGATGTAGTTGAACAGCTCAACGCCTTCCTCGCGCGCAGTAGATAA
- a CDS encoding transketolase — MISESVIRELKAEAIQLRFDILEMIGIGNPGHLGGSSSLAEAMAVLYFYKMNVDNNYPQKPDRDRLVLSKGHAALIQYAALCEKGFFPRSELKRVKALDGLLQGHPDLTIPGIEAVTGSLGQGLSIGVGMALALRLDKSPARVYVIMGDGEQSEGQLWEASQAAANFKVDNLTAFIDWNKIQATGPTRDIFSIPALDEKWKAFGWNVIPADGHDPAKIIEAVESAEKVKGKPSVIILDTVKGKGFSFAEGNAAYHNGALTDETYKKAVEELNAAKAGL; from the coding sequence ATGATTAGTGAAAGCGTCATCAGGGAACTCAAGGCTGAAGCAATACAGCTTCGTTTTGATATTCTCGAAATGATCGGTATCGGGAACCCGGGCCACCTGGGAGGTTCAAGTTCTCTGGCCGAGGCCATGGCGGTTCTTTATTTCTACAAGATGAATGTGGATAATAATTATCCACAAAAGCCAGACAGGGACAGGCTCGTATTATCCAAGGGCCATGCTGCGCTTATTCAGTATGCGGCTCTCTGCGAAAAGGGTTTTTTCCCAAGGTCCGAGCTTAAGCGGGTAAAAGCCCTTGACGGCTTGCTGCAGGGGCATCCTGATCTTACCATACCGGGAATAGAAGCGGTGACAGGATCCCTGGGGCAGGGACTTTCCATCGGCGTCGGTATGGCCCTGGCCTTAAGGCTGGACAAGAGTCCGGCCAGGGTTTATGTGATTATGGGCGATGGCGAACAGTCCGAAGGCCAGCTCTGGGAGGCTTCCCAGGCGGCAGCCAATTTCAAGGTTGATAATCTTACTGCCTTTATCGACTGGAACAAGATCCAGGCCACGGGGCCTACCAGGGATATTTTCAGCATTCCCGCATTGGATGAAAAATGGAAAGCCTTCGGCTGGAATGTGATCCCCGCTGACGGTCACGATCCTGCTAAAATCATCGAAGCCGTAGAATCCGCAGAAAAGGTAAAGGGCAAGCCTTCGGTGATAATTCTGGATACCGTAAAAGGCAAGGGCTTCTCTTTTGCAGAGGGAAACGCCGCCTACCACAACGGCGCCCTGACCGACGAAACCTATAAAAAAGCGGTAGAAGAACTCAATGCTGCAAAGGCAGGTTTATAA
- a CDS encoding carbohydrate ABC transporter permease — MFFASFKTNSEIFSEINLFPREFNFNAYRDGWKGVANNTFTRFFSNSFLLVIPTALLTVISSTLVAYGFARFEFKGKRIMFLVLLSTLMLPNSILLIPRYSIFLTLNTLDSFSPFYLMAVFACYPFFTYMLVQFIRGIPRELDESARMDGCGSFRTLISILLPLLKPALFSAGLLQFLWTYNDYFNPLIYVNSVKKFPVSLALRLTMDAETVIIWKNIMAMSCLAVLPVVILFFLCQRYFIEGIATTGLKG, encoded by the coding sequence ATGTTTTTTGCCAGTTTTAAAACAAATAGTGAAATATTTTCAGAGATCAATTTGTTCCCCCGGGAATTTAACTTTAATGCGTACCGCGATGGCTGGAAAGGCGTTGCCAACAATACTTTTACCAGATTCTTTAGCAATTCATTTCTGCTTGTAATACCAACCGCATTGCTTACGGTCATATCAAGCACCCTTGTCGCTTATGGCTTTGCCCGTTTCGAGTTCAAAGGGAAAAGGATTATGTTCCTTGTTTTACTTTCAACGCTTATGCTTCCCAATTCCATTTTGCTTATTCCCCGTTATTCTATTTTTCTTACCCTCAATACGCTCGACAGTTTCAGCCCCTTTTATCTGATGGCTGTTTTTGCCTGTTATCCATTCTTCACCTATATGCTGGTGCAGTTTATACGCGGCATTCCGCGGGAGCTTGATGAATCGGCGCGTATGGATGGCTGCGGTTCTTTTAGGACTCTTATAAGCATTTTGCTGCCTCTGCTTAAACCTGCCCTGTTCTCGGCGGGTTTGCTGCAGTTTTTATGGACATACAACGACTATTTCAATCCCCTGATTTATGTCAACAGCGTGAAGAAATTCCCCGTTTCTTTGGCGTTACGGCTGACCATGGATGCGGAAACCGTGATAATTTGGAAAAATATAATGGCCATGTCTTGTTTGGCAGTATTGCCCGTTGTCATTTTGTTCTTCCTCTGCCAAAGGTATTTTATCGAGGGTATCGCCACCACCGGATTGAAGGGATGA
- a CDS encoding carbohydrate ABC transporter permease yields the protein MKARSLTRMNNAAYLYLLPWLVGTVVLQLYPFVISFYYALCDYNPLRKPGFSGIGNYIELFTKDAEFWISLKVTLLYVIYTVPFKLLMSLFIAMLLNKAKKGIGILRTAYYLPSLFGGSVAVSILWRVMFMDQGMVNSWINLFGFPTVSFLGNPKTALPTLSLLEVWQFGSSMVMFLAALKQVPSALYEAARIDGAGRVKSFFSITLPYISPILFFCIIIQTINALQNFTSAFVITRGGPLKSTYMLGLKLYNDGFVFWRMGYASATSWLIFLLVALFTLGLFSSQKYWVFYSDQS from the coding sequence GTGAAAGCCAGAAGCCTGACCAGGATGAATAATGCAGCTTATCTTTATTTGCTGCCGTGGCTTGTCGGCACAGTGGTACTGCAGTTGTATCCCTTTGTCATTTCGTTTTATTATGCTCTTTGCGATTATAATCCATTAAGAAAGCCCGGATTTTCCGGTATTGGCAACTATATCGAACTGTTTACCAAAGACGCCGAGTTTTGGATATCCTTAAAGGTAACCCTGCTCTATGTGATCTACACAGTGCCGTTCAAACTGCTTATGTCGTTATTCATTGCCATGCTGCTGAACAAAGCCAAAAAAGGAATCGGCATATTGCGCACCGCCTACTATCTACCTTCCTTATTTGGAGGCAGCGTCGCGGTTTCCATCCTTTGGCGGGTTATGTTTATGGATCAGGGAATGGTTAATAGCTGGATAAACTTATTTGGTTTTCCCACCGTTTCGTTTTTGGGTAATCCCAAAACAGCCCTTCCGACATTGAGCCTGCTGGAGGTATGGCAGTTCGGTTCTTCAATGGTCATGTTTCTGGCCGCGCTGAAGCAAGTGCCCTCCGCTCTGTATGAGGCCGCGCGCATTGACGGCGCCGGCAGAGTAAAGAGTTTTTTCAGTATTACCCTGCCGTATATCTCGCCTATCCTTTTTTTCTGTATTATCATTCAGACAATTAACGCCTTGCAGAATTTTACTTCTGCCTTCGTGATTACCCGCGGCGGGCCGCTGAAATCCACCTATATGCTTGGATTAAAGCTGTACAATGACGGATTCGTGTTCTGGAGAATGGGATACGCCAGCGCGACATCATGGCTTATCTTTTTATTGGTGGCCCTTTTTACCCTGGGATTATTCTCCAGCCAGAAATACTGGGTTTTCTACAGCGATCAAAGCTAA
- a CDS encoding aldehyde dehydrogenase family protein, with protein sequence MSTLDIPALIEKARKAQAIWGELSFKERAERLKKAARYLGNHRDAITQIIHKENGKLLMDALAAEIIPALMAIPYYTKRGRPLMASRSVGGGNILMFNKRSRLVYKPWGVVGIISPWNYPFSIPFSEVVMALLAGNGVMLKVASATPGVGRALDEIFKAAELPEGLFGYIELPGSEAGPAFISGGVDKLFFTGSTAVGRELMALAAPRLLPLVLELGGADAAIVCADADLDRTASGIIWAAFSNTGQSCGGIQRILVHRDIYTAFMEKFCGKVKALRPGDNFDCDLGPMVSLKQKVAVKKSVDTCLDKGAQIAAQSPGSFDDESLYAPAMVLINVNSEMPILAGEVFGPVAAVVPFTDDEEAVRIANASSYSLTSSVWSRNHSKAKKLAARINAGAVMINDHLMSHGLSETPWGGFGDSGLGKTHGENGFKEMLKTQVIVDDILPGAKRDIWWQPYSEKVYKGIGAIADFLAGPGFVTRVKAIPRLIRIFLRYWEK encoded by the coding sequence ATGAGCACTTTGGATATACCGGCCCTGATCGAAAAAGCCCGGAAAGCCCAGGCGATCTGGGGAGAATTGTCCTTCAAGGAACGGGCAGAGCGCCTTAAAAAGGCAGCACGTTATCTTGGAAATCATCGCGACGCAATAACTCAAATCATACACAAAGAAAACGGCAAACTCCTCATGGATGCCCTTGCAGCTGAAATAATTCCTGCCCTCATGGCTATCCCCTACTATACCAAACGAGGACGGCCTCTTATGGCCTCCCGTTCTGTGGGGGGCGGAAATATTCTCATGTTCAACAAAAGAAGCCGCCTTGTTTATAAACCCTGGGGGGTGGTAGGAATTATCTCCCCCTGGAACTATCCCTTTTCCATACCTTTTTCCGAAGTTGTCATGGCTCTGCTTGCGGGTAACGGGGTTATGCTGAAGGTGGCTTCCGCTACCCCCGGGGTTGGACGGGCTTTGGATGAAATTTTTAAAGCTGCCGAACTCCCCGAAGGGCTTTTCGGGTACATTGAACTTCCGGGCAGCGAGGCGGGCCCTGCCTTTATCAGCGGCGGTGTGGATAAGCTTTTCTTCACCGGTTCAACTGCAGTGGGTAGGGAGCTCATGGCCCTGGCTGCGCCCAGGCTGCTTCCTCTGGTGCTGGAATTGGGCGGCGCCGATGCAGCCATAGTCTGCGCTGATGCGGATCTTGATCGCACCGCGTCCGGCATAATTTGGGCGGCTTTTTCCAATACAGGCCAATCCTGCGGCGGCATTCAGCGCATACTGGTACACCGGGATATATATACTGCCTTTATGGAGAAATTCTGCGGAAAAGTTAAAGCTCTGCGGCCGGGTGATAATTTTGATTGCGATTTAGGGCCCATGGTTTCCCTTAAGCAAAAAGTTGCAGTAAAAAAATCGGTTGATACCTGCCTTGATAAGGGAGCTCAAATCGCGGCCCAAAGCCCGGGAAGCTTTGATGATGAAAGTTTATATGCACCGGCCATGGTTCTCATCAATGTAAATTCTGAAATGCCGATTTTGGCAGGAGAAGTATTCGGACCTGTTGCCGCTGTTGTTCCTTTTACTGATGATGAAGAAGCAGTGCGTATTGCCAATGCTTCTTCCTACAGCCTCACGTCTTCAGTGTGGTCCCGTAATCATTCAAAGGCGAAAAAACTGGCGGCCCGCATTAATGCAGGGGCTGTAATGATAAACGATCATCTTATGTCCCATGGGCTTTCGGAAACACCCTGGGGCGGGTTTGGCGATTCCGGCCTTGGGAAGACCCATGGCGAAAATGGCTTTAAGGAGATGCTGAAAACCCAGGTGATTGTGGATGACATACTCCCCGGCGCAAAACGGGATATCTGGTGGCAGCCCTATTCCGAAAAGGTTTATAAAGGCATCGGTGCCATAGCGGATTTCCTGGCAGGACCCGGTTTTGTTACGCGTGTTAAGGCGATTCCCCGCCTGATAAGAATATTTTTACGGTATTGGGAGAAATGA
- a CDS encoding SDR family NAD(P)-dependent oxidoreductase, whose protein sequence is MRLKDKVVLITGGAQGLGEAIAKRFTREGAVVFIGDLKAETGNAAVEGIRAQGGKAFFLTLDVTSEKSWIDAVATVEKECGRLDVLVNNAGINIREPIEEMKVENLDAMLAVNVKGPFLGCKHSIPALRKSGGGSIINMSSVCGLVGHKYTPEAYTVTKGAVTLLTKTIAVRFAKDNIRCNSLHPSTVETALVAERLKDPKFREDRLGEVPLGRLAGDTDVANAALFLASDEAAFINGVAFPVDGGTTAD, encoded by the coding sequence ATGAGGCTCAAGGATAAAGTTGTACTCATCACCGGGGGCGCCCAAGGTCTTGGAGAGGCTATTGCAAAACGTTTTACCCGGGAAGGTGCAGTGGTATTTATCGGGGATCTCAAGGCTGAAACAGGAAATGCGGCGGTCGAAGGTATCAGGGCCCAGGGCGGCAAAGCATTTTTCCTTACCCTGGATGTTACGAGCGAAAAAAGCTGGATAGACGCCGTAGCAACAGTGGAAAAAGAATGCGGCCGCCTGGATGTGTTGGTGAATAATGCGGGCATCAATATACGGGAGCCCATAGAGGAAATGAAGGTTGAAAACCTTGACGCTATGCTGGCAGTAAATGTCAAAGGCCCGTTCCTTGGCTGTAAGCATTCCATACCGGCGTTGCGCAAATCAGGGGGCGGTTCAATTATCAATATGTCGTCTGTTTGCGGTCTTGTGGGCCATAAATATACCCCCGAGGCCTATACAGTCACCAAAGGCGCAGTAACACTGTTAACTAAAACTATTGCTGTGCGTTTCGCCAAAGACAATATACGCTGCAACAGTCTCCATCCCAGTACGGTGGAAACAGCCCTTGTGGCAGAGCGTTTAAAGGATCCCAAATTCAGGGAAGATCGTTTAGGCGAAGTTCCTCTGGGCAGGCTTGCCGGCGATACTGATGTAGCCAATGCAGCGCTCTTTCTTGCCAGCGATGAAGCGGCTTTTATCAACGGCGTTGCCTTTCCTGTGGATGGCGGAACAACAGCGGATTAA
- a CDS encoding transketolase family protein — METANLRKAYGEALVEAGKTNKDIVVLEADLSKSTMSALFKEAFPDRFFEMGIAEQNMTSTAAGFALAGKIPFTGTFAVFAAGRAYDQIRCAVAIPRANVKIIGSSCGLSDYGDGKTHQSVEDGNIIRAIPNMVVLNPLDAVEVKKMMPVVINYKGPVYIRINRNDLPVYTSPNEKFQIGKIFPVTKDTEKSDAIIYATGIMVSKAMEAAERLKSEGIIAQVVNVSTLKPLLKEEVLKYAAGKKAAVTAEEAVRTGGLGQAIASILMANGPLAFEEVAINDDFGTSARNYDELLTRYGLMSEDVYKAVKKALNKGK, encoded by the coding sequence ATGGAAACGGCAAATTTACGCAAAGCCTATGGCGAAGCCCTGGTAGAAGCGGGCAAAACAAACAAGGACATTGTGGTGCTGGAAGCGGATCTCAGCAAGTCAACCATGTCGGCCCTTTTTAAAGAAGCCTTTCCGGATCGTTTTTTTGAGATGGGTATAGCGGAGCAGAATATGACTTCCACTGCCGCAGGTTTTGCATTGGCAGGGAAGATACCTTTTACCGGAACCTTCGCGGTTTTCGCTGCCGGCAGGGCCTATGATCAGATACGCTGCGCAGTGGCTATACCCCGAGCCAATGTAAAAATAATCGGTTCAAGCTGCGGGCTTTCCGATTACGGCGACGGCAAGACTCACCAGTCTGTGGAAGACGGTAATATCATCAGGGCAATCCCAAATATGGTGGTATTAAATCCCCTGGACGCAGTGGAAGTAAAAAAGATGATGCCTGTAGTTATTAACTACAAGGGCCCTGTGTATATACGCATTAACCGCAATGATCTTCCTGTGTATACATCTCCGAACGAAAAATTTCAGATTGGCAAAATTTTTCCTGTTACCAAAGATACTGAAAAAAGTGATGCAATAATTTATGCTACAGGTATAATGGTAAGCAAGGCCATGGAAGCAGCGGAAAGGCTTAAGAGCGAAGGTATTATTGCGCAGGTAGTGAATGTCAGCACCTTAAAGCCTCTCTTAAAAGAAGAAGTGCTAAAGTATGCAGCAGGTAAAAAAGCAGCGGTTACTGCTGAAGAAGCAGTGAGGACCGGGGGACTTGGACAGGCAATAGCTTCCATACTCATGGCTAATGGACCATTGGCCTTTGAAGAAGTTGCCATCAACGATGATTTTGGAACATCAGCCCGCAATTATGATGAACTCCTTACACGTTATGGTCTTATGTCTGAAGATGTGTATAAAGCAGTAAAGAAAGCTCTTAACAAAGGTAAATAA
- a CDS encoding Gfo/Idh/MocA family protein: MALKVAIIGTGKRSRYYYEPLLRKLGDEVKLVIVWGRSAESAKISGELFGVPWYTDLDKLIKETSPVIGIVAVSYAANGEAALMAVEHGLNVLMETPIAPTLKEADAIIAAAERQKLKIEVSEQFHRRPHMQIILKLLETGVFGPVYTSFNDFGGHGYHGISVMRAFLGFDAKPVRVLGSVRDFDIGPTMAGSGFSADAGQYGMRKETQEHGIIEYDDGRLGIYHWTSVGYNDPLRWWRSARFLAQKGMGLTSFTAGDYSLNLTLLEKDGAAPRPVAIAKRLERVDGGNLQYLEAHTGDEKHPVVRWDNPFASKADGRGHIWEDDELAVAGCIMSLVNAVKNNTSPSYGPYQARLDQELVLAIEKSSKTGKPVVLPLDRQ, translated from the coding sequence ATGGCATTAAAAGTCGCAATCATCGGAACCGGCAAGCGTTCAAGGTACTATTATGAACCATTACTGCGCAAGCTTGGAGACGAAGTTAAACTCGTGATCGTTTGGGGGCGCAGCGCTGAATCGGCAAAAATATCAGGCGAACTGTTCGGAGTACCCTGGTATACGGATCTGGATAAACTGATAAAAGAAACCAGTCCGGTAATCGGCATTGTGGCAGTCTCCTATGCCGCCAACGGAGAAGCGGCCCTTATGGCGGTTGAGCACGGCCTCAATGTGCTTATGGAAACCCCTATTGCCCCCACCTTAAAAGAAGCAGATGCCATCATCGCTGCGGCAGAAAGGCAAAAGCTTAAAATAGAAGTATCGGAACAGTTTCACCGAAGGCCCCACATGCAGATCATCCTCAAGCTTCTCGAAACCGGTGTCTTCGGCCCCGTGTATACGTCCTTTAACGATTTTGGCGGCCATGGATACCACGGCATAAGCGTTATGCGCGCTTTTCTGGGCTTTGACGCAAAACCTGTACGGGTTCTGGGATCAGTCAGGGATTTTGACATTGGTCCCACCATGGCAGGTTCGGGTTTCTCCGCTGATGCGGGCCAATATGGCATGCGGAAGGAAACCCAGGAACATGGGATCATCGAATACGATGATGGCAGGCTGGGTATCTACCACTGGACCAGCGTGGGCTACAACGACCCCCTCCGCTGGTGGAGAAGTGCGCGTTTCCTTGCCCAAAAGGGCATGGGTCTTACCAGTTTTACTGCGGGCGACTATTCCCTGAACCTCACGCTCCTTGAAAAGGATGGCGCCGCGCCCCGGCCTGTTGCCATTGCCAAAAGACTTGAACGGGTGGATGGCGGGAATCTCCAGTACCTTGAAGCCCATACGGGGGACGAAAAGCATCCGGTGGTGCGCTGGGACAATCCCTTCGCTTCAAAGGCAGACGGCAGGGGCCATATTTGGGAAGATGACGAACTTGCAGTGGCCGGCTGCATCATGAGCCTCGTGAATGCGGTAAAGAACAACACCAGCCCCAGTTACGGGCCTTATCAGGCCCGGCTGGATCAGGAGCTGGTGTTGGCTATAGAGAAATCTTCCAAAACCGGCAAGCCTGTTGTGCTTCCGTTGGATCGACAGTAA
- the garR gene encoding 2-hydroxy-3-oxopropionate reductase encodes MVIGFIGLGIMGRPMAKNLIKAGYKLIVYDKFAKSDDIIALGAEKASSNKEVASKTDLIITMLPNSPHVKEAILGSGGVIEGIKSGSIVVDMSSIAPAVSQEVGAALKAKDVSFLDAPVSGGEPKAIDGTLAIMVGGDKQVFDTVKPILEKMGSSVVLVGDIGAGNVTKLANQIIVALNIAAVSEAFTLATKAGVNPVSVFDAIKGGLAGSTVMNAKIPMILEGNFKPGFRIELHIKDLQNALDTAHSLGAPIPLTASVMETLQALKTDGFSANDHSAIVRYYEKLAKIEVRK; translated from the coding sequence ATGGTAATAGGATTTATTGGACTCGGTATCATGGGAAGGCCCATGGCAAAGAACTTGATCAAGGCGGGGTATAAACTCATTGTGTATGACAAGTTCGCAAAGTCGGATGATATAATTGCTCTGGGCGCTGAAAAGGCTTCTTCCAATAAAGAAGTAGCTTCAAAGACAGACCTGATTATCACTATGCTTCCCAATTCACCTCATGTGAAAGAAGCCATACTCGGTTCAGGCGGAGTCATCGAAGGAATTAAGAGCGGAAGCATAGTAGTGGATATGAGTTCCATTGCTCCTGCCGTATCCCAGGAAGTGGGGGCCGCCCTCAAGGCAAAGGATGTAAGCTTTCTGGATGCCCCGGTTTCGGGGGGAGAGCCCAAAGCCATAGACGGGACTCTTGCAATCATGGTTGGGGGCGATAAGCAGGTTTTTGACACGGTAAAGCCCATATTGGAAAAGATGGGATCTTCAGTTGTGCTGGTTGGTGATATAGGCGCAGGAAATGTAACAAAACTTGCGAACCAGATCATCGTAGCCCTCAATATAGCCGCTGTTTCCGAAGCCTTTACCCTGGCGACCAAGGCAGGGGTGAACCCTGTGTCGGTGTTCGACGCCATTAAAGGCGGCCTTGCAGGTTCCACGGTGATGAACGCCAAAATTCCCATGATCCTGGAGGGCAACTTTAAGCCCGGCTTCAGAATTGAGCTTCATATTAAAGATCTTCAGAATGCTCTGGATACAGCCCACAGCCTCGGCGCCCCCATTCCTCTTACCGCTTCGGTAATGGAAACTCTCCAGGCCCTTAAAACTGATGGGTTTTCGGCCAATGATCACAGCGCCATTGTGCGGTACTACGAAAAGCTTGCGAAGATCGAAGTGAGAAAATAG